A stretch of Saccharothrix texasensis DNA encodes these proteins:
- a CDS encoding Uma2 family endonuclease: MSAALREDPQPPEGPMIGPHTIEHWLALPPAEDGSRTELIFGHLHVSPAPSGEHQYVAGNLIHPLKVALAAAERPGLYVVPAVNVKISSAWRIALIPDLVILNQRPEGVIFPPEAVVVAIEIWSPGNQRAERETKALAYAEAGVPFLWTIEQANKFHDLRLTAHRLTEGRYVVENVLEAGAPVTITAAPVPITLDLAALTI; encoded by the coding sequence GTGTCCGCAGCTCTGCGAGAAGACCCTCAGCCGCCGGAGGGTCCGATGATCGGCCCGCACACGATCGAACACTGGCTGGCCCTCCCTCCTGCGGAGGACGGGTCGCGCACCGAGCTGATCTTTGGACACCTCCACGTGAGTCCCGCACCTTCCGGCGAGCACCAGTACGTAGCCGGTAACTTGATCCACCCGCTTAAAGTCGCCCTCGCAGCCGCTGAGCGCCCCGGGCTCTACGTCGTCCCGGCGGTGAACGTGAAGATCTCGTCGGCGTGGCGCATCGCCCTGATCCCGGACCTGGTGATCCTGAACCAACGGCCCGAAGGCGTGATCTTCCCGCCGGAGGCGGTCGTCGTGGCGATCGAGATCTGGTCGCCCGGCAACCAACGCGCCGAGCGGGAGACGAAAGCGCTCGCCTACGCCGAAGCCGGGGTTCCGTTCCTGTGGACGATCGAGCAGGCGAACAAGTTCCACGACCTGAGGCTCACCGCGCACCGGCTCACCGAGGGCAGGTACGTCGTGGAGAACGTCCTGGAGGCGGGAGCGCCGGTGACCATCACCGCCGCGCCGGTCCCGATCACGCTCGACCTGGCCGCCCTCACCATCTAG
- a CDS encoding S8 family peptidase — MADVRASWTRRLAGVGLATGTAFAVTAALTTFSSAATEAKIIGLGAPNAVKDSYIVVLKDMSTSSVATLSDKYRANVKHTYTSALRGFSATMTELQARKLAADPSVAYVQQDGEVSISATQAPTPSWGLDRIDQAALPLDNSYTYPNEGEGVTAYIIDTGIRFSHSDFGGRAVTGRDTVDNDADATDCNGHGTHVAGTVGGTKHGVAKKAKLVGVRVLNCAGSGTYAGVIAGIDWVTANAVKPAVANMSLGGGADATVDQAVRNSIASGVTYGLAAGNENGANACNVSPARTLEAITVGSTTNTDARSSFSNIGTCLDIFAPGTNITSAWYSNDTATNTISGTSMATPHVVGAAAVYLAANPTATPAQVRDALVNGATNGVVGNAGTGSPNKLLRLVGTSTPPPGGCPAKTNATDVAVPDLGTASSPIAVTDCGGKAGASATVEVHVKHTYRGDVVVDLVTPSGAVKQLKVQSGSDSADNVDATYTVNLSSEDANGTWQLRVRDAYSQDTGYIDSWTLDL, encoded by the coding sequence ATGGCAGACGTTCGCGCGTCCTGGACGAGACGGTTGGCCGGTGTCGGGCTGGCCACGGGCACGGCGTTCGCGGTCACGGCCGCACTGACCACCTTCAGCTCCGCCGCCACCGAGGCCAAGATCATCGGGTTGGGCGCGCCCAACGCGGTCAAGGACAGCTACATCGTCGTGCTCAAGGACATGAGCACGAGCAGCGTCGCCACGCTGAGCGACAAGTACCGGGCGAACGTCAAGCACACGTACACGAGCGCGCTGCGCGGCTTCTCGGCGACGATGACCGAGCTGCAGGCCCGCAAGCTGGCCGCCGACCCGTCGGTGGCCTACGTGCAGCAGGACGGCGAGGTCTCGATCTCCGCCACGCAGGCGCCGACCCCGTCGTGGGGCCTGGACCGGATCGACCAGGCCGCGCTGCCGCTGGACAACTCCTACACCTACCCGAACGAGGGTGAGGGCGTCACCGCCTACATCATCGACACGGGCATCCGGTTCTCGCACAGCGACTTCGGCGGCCGCGCCGTGACCGGTCGCGACACCGTCGACAACGACGCCGACGCCACCGACTGCAACGGCCACGGCACGCACGTCGCGGGCACGGTCGGCGGCACCAAGCACGGCGTGGCGAAGAAGGCCAAGCTGGTCGGCGTGCGGGTGCTGAACTGCGCGGGCTCCGGCACGTACGCGGGCGTCATCGCGGGCATCGACTGGGTGACCGCGAACGCGGTCAAGCCCGCGGTCGCGAACATGTCGCTCGGCGGCGGCGCGGACGCCACGGTCGACCAGGCCGTGCGCAACTCCATCGCGTCGGGCGTGACCTACGGCCTCGCGGCGGGCAACGAGAACGGCGCGAACGCGTGCAACGTGTCGCCGGCGCGCACGCTGGAGGCGATCACGGTCGGCTCCACGACCAACACCGACGCCCGGTCGTCGTTCTCCAACATCGGCACCTGCCTGGACATCTTCGCGCCGGGCACCAACATCACCTCGGCCTGGTACAGCAACGACACCGCCACCAACACGATCAGCGGCACGTCCATGGCGACGCCGCACGTCGTCGGCGCGGCGGCCGTCTACCTGGCCGCGAACCCGACCGCCACGCCGGCGCAGGTGCGCGACGCCCTGGTCAACGGCGCGACGAACGGCGTGGTCGGCAACGCGGGCACCGGCTCGCCGAACAAGCTGCTGCGCCTGGTCGGCACGTCCACCCCGCCGCCCGGCGGCTGCCCGGCCAAGACCAACGCGACCGACGTGGCCGTGCCGGACCTGGGCACCGCGTCCAGCCCGATCGCGGTGACGGACTGCGGCGGCAAGGCCGGCGCGTCGGCCACCGTCGAGGTGCACGTCAAGCACACGTACCGGGGTGACGTGGTGGTCGACCTGGTCACGCCGAGCGGCGCGGTCAAGCAGCTGAAGGTGCAGTCCGGTTCGGACAGCGCGGACAACGTGGACGCCACGTACACGGTGAACCTGTCGTCCGAGGACGCCAACGGCACCTGGCAGCTGCGCGTGCGTGACGCGTACAGCCAGGACACGGGCTACATCGACAGCTGGACCCTCGACCTGTAA
- a CDS encoding PIG-L deacetylase family protein, with the protein MSRTCVFFHAHPDDEALLTGGTMARLAQEGHRVVLVVATAGEQGLSTHRADLGAVRTKEAHASARALGCARVEFLGYPDSGLDGRHGFARADVGEAAGRLAELLHEEHADLLTAYDPHGGYGHPDHVQVHRVGTLAAELAGTPRVWEATVDRTWLLRGLRLARLVRGFDLAPFEHAYTARTEITHSVDVRRYAHVKRAAMAAHATQTTGGESTRTLAALLKLPPPLFNVVLGTEWYVERKRLRAR; encoded by the coding sequence GTGAGCCGAACGTGCGTCTTCTTCCACGCCCACCCCGACGACGAAGCCCTGCTGACCGGCGGCACCATGGCGCGCCTCGCCCAGGAGGGGCACCGGGTCGTGCTGGTCGTCGCCACCGCGGGCGAACAGGGGCTGAGCACGCACCGCGCCGATCTCGGCGCGGTCCGCACCAAGGAGGCGCACGCGTCTGCCCGCGCGCTCGGCTGCGCCCGCGTGGAGTTCCTCGGCTACCCCGACTCCGGCCTGGACGGGCGGCACGGGTTCGCCCGCGCCGACGTGGGCGAGGCCGCCGGCCGGTTGGCCGAGCTGCTGCACGAGGAGCACGCCGACCTGCTCACCGCCTACGACCCCCACGGCGGCTACGGCCACCCCGACCACGTCCAGGTGCACCGGGTCGGCACGCTGGCCGCCGAGCTCGCCGGCACCCCGCGCGTCTGGGAGGCGACGGTCGACCGCACGTGGCTGTTGCGCGGGCTGCGGCTCGCCCGGCTGGTGCGCGGGTTCGACCTGGCCCCGTTCGAGCACGCCTACACCGCCCGCACCGAGATCACCCACTCGGTGGACGTCCGCCGGTACGCGCACGTGAAGCGGGCCGCCATGGCGGCGCACGCCACGCAGACCACCGGCGGCGAGTCGACCCGCACCCTCGCCGCGCTGCTCAAACTGCCGCCGCCGCTGTTCAACGTGGTCCTGGGCACCGAGTGGTACGTCGAGCGCAAACGATTGCGAGCACGGTGA
- a CDS encoding glycosyltransferase family 4 protein produces the protein MSIVHVTDCFLPRLGGIEVQVAGLAAAQARSGADVHVVTATRNASPGDGYSVHRIAVRLPWDVPVHPWAGSRLDRLIASLSPSVVHVHVGAISPFAWSGVRSAARLGLPAVVVVHSMWDPVVQRCYRALDRLASWSSAPVAVAAVSRAAAQRVRAVAPGLPVGVVPNGIVPSAWRASAARRPDDAVHVVSVGRLAARKEPMVLLRALREVSADVPLRATVAGVGPEMAVLRRYVERHGLGWVSLPGRLDRPAVGHLLAGADVFVNAASQEAFGLAALEARTAGVPVVARPGTGVADFVRDGVEGLLTHDLASAIARLADDREERLRIAAHNRSTEPTHCTWPRVLTALRSCASRV, from the coding sequence TTGTCGATCGTCCACGTCACCGACTGCTTCCTGCCGCGCCTGGGCGGGATCGAGGTCCAGGTCGCCGGGCTGGCCGCGGCGCAGGCCCGGTCCGGGGCGGACGTGCACGTGGTGACGGCGACCAGGAACGCGTCACCGGGTGACGGGTACTCGGTACACCGGATCGCGGTGCGGCTGCCGTGGGACGTGCCCGTGCACCCGTGGGCGGGTTCGCGCCTCGACCGGCTGATCGCCTCGCTGTCGCCGTCGGTGGTGCACGTGCACGTCGGCGCGATCTCGCCGTTCGCGTGGTCGGGGGTGCGGTCGGCGGCCCGGCTGGGACTGCCGGCGGTGGTCGTCGTGCACAGCATGTGGGACCCGGTGGTGCAGCGGTGCTACCGGGCGCTGGACCGGCTGGCGTCGTGGAGCTCCGCGCCGGTGGCGGTCGCGGCGGTGAGCCGGGCCGCGGCGCAGCGGGTGCGGGCGGTGGCGCCGGGGCTGCCGGTGGGGGTCGTGCCGAACGGGATCGTGCCGTCGGCGTGGCGGGCGTCGGCGGCGCGGCGGCCGGACGACGCGGTGCACGTGGTGTCGGTGGGTCGGCTCGCGGCCCGCAAGGAGCCGATGGTGCTGCTGCGGGCGTTGCGCGAGGTGTCGGCCGACGTGCCGCTGCGGGCGACGGTGGCCGGGGTGGGGCCGGAGATGGCTGTCCTGCGGCGGTACGTCGAGCGGCACGGCCTGGGGTGGGTGAGCCTGCCGGGCCGGCTCGACCGGCCGGCGGTGGGTCACCTGCTGGCCGGGGCGGACGTGTTCGTGAACGCGGCGTCGCAGGAGGCGTTCGGGCTGGCGGCGCTGGAAGCGCGGACGGCGGGGGTGCCGGTGGTCGCGCGGCCGGGGACCGGGGTGGCGGACTTCGTGCGCGACGGCGTGGAAGGGCTGCTGACGCACGACCTGGCTTCGGCGATCGCCCGCCTGGCGGACGACCGGGAGGAACGCCTGCGGATCGCCGCGCACAACCGGAGCACCGAACCGACCCACTGCACGTGGCCGCGGGTCCTGACCGCCCTCCGCTCGTGCGCGTCCCGGGTGTGA